The bacterium DNA segment TCCCGTGGGCCGACGAGTACCGGATGCCCCTCGTGACCCCCGCGGCCACGGAGGGTGGCCTCGCCGCGCTCTCGCCCTTCGCCTTCCGCAACGCGCTGACCTACGAGGCCCAGTGCGAGACCCTGGCCAAGTTCTGCTCCGAGCGCCTCCACCTCGACCGCTTCGGCATCCTCTTCGAGGACACGGCCTACGGCGAGGGGATGCGCGACGCGTTCAAGCGCATCGCTCCGGGGTTCGGCATCTCCGTGGTGACCGAAGAGGGCTACTCCCTGGAGGACAGCTCATACACCGACGAGTGCCAGGTTTTCCGCAAGTCGGGACTGGACGCCATTTTCATCCCGGGGCACCAGCCGATCCTCACCGAGCTCGCGGCGCAGCTCGTGTACTACGGCATCGTGGCCGAGCTTGTGGGGGGAAACAGTTGGAACGCGGAGTCGGTGACGCGGATGGGTCTGCGGTACGTGGAGGGAGCCATCTTCTGCGACGCCATCTTCTCCCGGAGCCGGCGGCCCGAGGTCCAGTCCTTCATCGTCAGCTACCGGGCGCGCGCGGGGGACGATCCCTCATACCTCGCCGCCCACGCCTACGACACATTCGGCATCATCGCCGCGACCCTGGACGCGGGGGCCGTCTCCCGCGCAGGACTCGCCGAGGAGCTCGTGAAGGTCCGCGACTACCCCGGCATCGTCGGCAAGACCAGCTTCGACGCCGACGGCGAGGCCCACAAGCCGCTGACCATCCTGACCATCCAGGAGAACGAGATAGTGGAATTTGGAACCGGCC contains these protein-coding regions:
- a CDS encoding ABC transporter substrate-binding protein, with the translated sequence GMALKPKVIGCLVPLTGDMAPYGREVRYAVEVAASDYNASHSRKLEVVVADSGDTDEGAVMGLRSLAEESQAIAVIGPLSSTAFRACIPWADEYRMPLVTPAATEGGLAALSPFAFRNALTYEAQCETLAKFCSERLHLDRFGILFEDTAYGEGMRDAFKRIAPGFGISVVTEEGYSLEDSSYTDECQVFRKSGLDAIFIPGHQPILTELAAQLVYYGIVAELVGGNSWNAESVTRMGLRYVEGAIFCDAIFSRSRRPEVQSFIVSYRARAGDDPSYLAAHAYDTFGIIAATLDAGAVSRAGLAEELVKVRDYPGIVGKTSFDADGEAHKPLTILTIQENEIVEFGTGLPEY